The following coding sequences are from one Osmia bicornis bicornis chromosome 2, iOsmBic2.1, whole genome shotgun sequence window:
- the LOC123988616 gene encoding uncharacterized protein LOC123988616, with protein sequence MADRKETVNEPAPEASINSATLRRLPPFWKENPAAWFITVEMTFDLARITSDDTKYRYVVTNLDHTVLPFVMDVLASPPARGKYEEIKKRIIETFDESHETKLRKLLRGSEVVDEKPSHCLQRLRNLAGGQVGENVLRTLFLEQLPESMRTVLAISDTADLQRLALLADKIAEMSVPRVAAIEASTPVIPPPSTRIEALEAKVEKLVSMVETLTTRQSRQPYRSQPRWRPRGSPGRGRSGSRSTSREGNNYCFYHRRFAERAHRCVIPCGWPGPPPTGASANPATQGN encoded by the coding sequence ATGGCGGACCGAAAGGAAACGGTAAATGAGCCCGCTCCTGAGGCATCCATCAATTCAGCTACCTTACGACGGCTACCGCCGTTTTGGAAGGAGAATCCGGCTGCATGGTTCATCACAGTGGAGATGACCTTTGATCTGGCGCGAATAACCAGCGACGATACGAAGTACCGTTACGTGGTGACGAATTTGGACCACACCGTACTGCCCTTCGTCATGGACGTATTGGCCTCTCCACCGGCGCGTGGTAAATACGAGGAGATAAAGAAACGGATCATCGAAACATTTGATGAGTCCCACGAAACCAAGTTGAGGAAGCTGCTGCGAGGAAGTGAAGTGGTGGACGAGAAACCCTCGCATTGTTTGCAGAGACTTAGAAATCTGGCTGGTGGGCAAGTCGGAGAAAACGTTCTGCGTACGCTCTTTTTGGAGCAATTACCGGAGAGCATGAGAACTGTTCTCGCTATTAGCGATACGGCGGATCTGCAACGGCTAGCGCTCCTAGCTGATAAGATTGCAGAGATGTCTGTGCCGAGGGTGGCGGCCATTGAAGCATCAACCCCTGTAATTCCACCACCGTCCACCAGGATAGAGGCGCTGGAGGCTAAGGTGGAGAAGCTAGTCTCGATGGTGGAGACGCTCACTACCCGACAGTCCCGCCAACCCTACAGGTCCCAGCCAAGATGGCGGCCACGCGGTAGCCCTGGAAGGGGGCGATCTGGAAGTCGGTCAACTTCACGCGAAGGGAACAACTACTGTTTCTACCACCGGAGGTTCGCTGAGAGGGCCCATCGATGCGTCATTCCTTGTGGATGGCCAGGTCCACCACCTACTGGAGCTTCGGCTAACCCTGCCACGCAGGGAAACTGA